The nucleotide window TGTCATGGGTTTGCTCTTAACAAAGTGTTCTCCTGTGTTTCCTCAGCTGCTCTTGCAGAGCCACAGATCTGCTATGTGCTGGACGGTATCCTGTTTTTGTATGGCATCATACTGACGGCTCTTTACTGCAGAATTAAGGTTTGCGTGCTGCATCACGGAACATATCACAAAATACTATGTACTATGTGCAGTATTATGCAAGAAGAGaatctttttaaatgtgaatgaacCCTTTATTTTGCATTGTCTGATGAAAGACAAATGGAGCATAATTGAATTTTAATTTGATACATTATTCATGTCTGGGTGAAAAATAGGGTGTCGTCAGCAAAATAAGACATGCTGCACATTTAGGAAAAGGATCATCAGCATCATACATTTTACAAGAATACATGAATATCACACCCTGATGTACTTACATTTAGATTTGAGACTTGTTGATCTGTGGTTGTTACTTTCCTCAGCTGCATGTATTACATATTTATAAAAGGAGTGCGTGTACTGACAGTACTGTAGgtaaagtgaagaaaaaaatattttttgatgTAGAGTGATCTTAAGGACATTCACCATTATGGAACAATTACATTATACAATACATTTgctctaaaaataaaacttaaatgaGCTTGTTTGCTTTGTACTTTTGACAATTAATGTATTAGAAGCATGGAGCGCAATCTTCACTGGTGTGCTGATATATTCTTATGGCCGGAAAATTGAACTAAAAAGTTAGTGAAAATACAATCTTTGCTTGTCTTTCGGTAATCACTCATTTATTCTTTTACAGATCTACAATGCTAAGGGGGCTGAAGCTGGGAAAGTAAAGGCCAAGCAGGTAAGaatacatgcatgtacacagtATATACGTGACTTTAAACAGACACAAAGATGCACAATTAACCACAACACCACAAACTGGAGTTTCAGTGACCAAACCTGAGAGAGAGCTCATCTAGTCGCAGAAATATCTCACCAGTCTGGTCAGACCTCAGAGACAGGAAGCATGAAGAATGGAACTggcacatgtccacacacacacctattgatttctttttttcttcttccagcagcctcagctgtttgtgttgagtTAAACTATTATGTTGGCTCTGCTCTGACAAAGTTTCGATTTCCTGAGCCCACCAACAAGCTGTCAGACCAATGAAAAGCCTCTCTTTTTCtatgttattttcattattatgcTTTTATTGGTAGAGCCCCTTTAATTGCTGAATTCAAACGACATAGATGGAgcttttgaaagaaaaataaatgaatatagcAGTTTTAATAACAACTTTCTTGTTCAGTTCATCCATGATCATGGTATGCATGTTCTTAGATTTCAAAATGACTTGCTATCCAGGCagagtttttcatttcattacaagAGCTCTTAACCTGCTGTTTTACTGCTTTGACTTTTTTAGTCTATTATTTCCTATTGCAGCCACAAACTGCGCACAGCCTAAcccagtgtgacacacacacacacaaacacacactctaaaGTGTACAGACATGGTGCCTGGCTTTCTGGCTTGCATCACTTCTCATGCAGCTTCTTCTTTGCCTTCCTCTTTACAGGTTCACATATGCGCCCTGTTGCAGCCAGGAAAGACAATAAGTCTTTCACTAGATTTTATGTCACAATATGTTTTCCTACAGTGTctgattttgtgcttttctcccCCTGACAGCCTGTTGAAGAGGGCATTTATACGGTGAGTTTTGATGCTGTGAATGATAACAGCTAATGCTTAAACAAAGCTTATTGTGGTGTACACTGAATTTGTCATTTTCCGTCTGTCTTCCTCCCAGGGTTTGACTCCTCATGCCCAGGACACATATGAAACTATTGGCTTGAAGAAGTGACGTGGTGAACAAGAGTCCAACacagatattttcttttttttttccctttgtatTTAAATATCGTATATCTTTTCCTGCTTATATTTTGAGAGAATGTGAGACTTTGTGCACCTGTGGTCATTTCCCTTTTGTATGATTTATGGGAAGTTAAGAAGgtcaagacaagaaaaaaaaaaaaaaaaaacaggaaaagggaAGATGAGCCCAAGGCAAACAATTCTCAAAAATGCTTACCCCTGTTGTAATAAGGTATTTTTACTGCTCTATTGCgtatatttaatttttatgcAAACATATTTTGATAACTGTGATgcttcagagagacagaaaaaaagtgttGTGTTTCTCATGTACCGCTGATACACTCAAAGCTGGTTTCTGTGCCGACATACTAACCGGCACTGACTTCCTGCCACAGACTGTCCAACTAACTTCCTCTTTAAGGCCATTAGAAAGATGTCAGTCTTTTCTTATAGTGTTAAGTGTTAAAGTTTCGTGCGAGATGGTAGAAGTTAGAGCCGAGCTCTCCCTCTGAAGTAACGCCTTAGGGAAACTGAGCAGTGTTTCTTGCACACCACAGGATGGCAGTGACGGTGTCTTTGGTGAAGTCCTTACCTGTTcatactcaaacacacagacgctcTCCTTTCTCCGAAGAGCCCAACACAAATCAGAGAAATAACACACTGCTGTAAAGTTTTGCTTGTTAACTGCTGCTGGTAGGATGCAAAGAGCTGTTTTACTTACACAAAACCTACTCAAagttgaacttttttttattaaataagATTGTCTCTTTTTAATGTGGCATATTAGAGCAACCCTATCTCCTGCATGTTCCGTTTGTATGGGGAGTGGTAAACCTCCAGGCGTAAGGTAAACAACCACATGACGAGGCATACAAATAAGATTTTTCCGACAGTGGATCAACTGCTAACAGATTAAATAAAGCTCATAAAGACTTATGTAATTATGAAAGATTTGATCTGTGTCACATTTAGCCCAGATCTGACTGATCACCAACCTGTTCAACGTGTAACcaataaaggaaaaaacaactATGATGTGATCATGTGGGGAAAAACATAACAGCATGATGCATGAATCATTACATTTCTTGattaaatatatgtataaaatgaagcaaaagttGGCAGATTGGTTTATTCCTGTGATTTAGATTATGGAAATGTACATATTGTCCTTCTGTCGCTCATCTTTACTGTTATTTCTGATTATCCCCTTTAAAATTAAAggattaatttgtttttttctatggGAGGAGGCGCCTTTTGTTTTGGCATCAACCGAGTATAGTAGCCTATTATGATATACAGTCTGCGTCATTTGGACGTGGTTTAAACTGTCTCTCCATGCCTGCTTTTCACCTGCCTCTCCTCTGAGCAGAGCAAGTAAAGACGAGCAAATAACTGTCATGTTGCCTTCACCAAACCGGAATGGTGGCTTTTGGTGcgaatgtgtgtatgtctgtgtgtgtgtgtgtgtgtgtgtgtgtgtgtgtgtgtgtgtgtgtgtgtgtgtgtgtgtgtgtgtgtgtgtgtgtgtgtgtgattgtgggtaggtgtgtgtgaaagagagagagggagagatagagagcgggggagaaagagagagagaggtgtcgTACAAACAGGTGTATCCCAACCAGGTAAAGCTGCACCTTCTTTTTTCTAAAGGGCAAACATGATGGCGTGTGCTTGACAAACCAACACCTAACCAAACTGAAAGGACTCTCAAGAGGATTGAGTTTACACAACTAAACATTTGGAAAGGAGCTggttctgggaaaaaaaagaaaaaaaaccacCACAGAGGATGATCCAGCAGCACGAGGCATGAATCCGCCTCAGCGCCTCATGCATGCCCGTCATTTAGGATACCATTACCTGGACTGATGAGCTTTATTCCTGCTTGGAAATTGTACCGACTTATGCACAGTTAGGAGgaactgaggaggagaatgaCTTCTCTGCtgaacacactctctctgtgtctctgcgtcCTCTGGATCTTTGGTAAGGAGGCTTTATGTGGAGTCTGTCCAGAGTGATATGCCAGAATCTATGCCATTCTTTTAAGGCtttacagtgtttgtgtctgtatctgCTCTGGTGTCAAATATGATATTCTTTTAGGGCAGTACTGTTTTTATTCAACAGTTTTCATATAGTGGCCTTAATGCAGCCTGTTATGTGTATCTCATGTATACAGTGATCTTCCTACAATACTCCTATACTATCTAGCAGGCCTACTTCTAACTGAAGAACATCACAAAGAGGTGTTCAAGAACATACTTCAGTGACCTTTAGTTCTCTTGATCATGAAAACTGGCCGGTGCCTTTCCAACAATATCTCATACATATTCATGGGCTGAGTTCTGTACGCTCTAGGCAGTAGGCCAACTTTTCTCAGGAATAGACTTAGTTGGAGCAGTGCTGTTTGAGAAAACACTTGCAGTGCAGTCTGATATTTCAGGAAAAACAGGTTGCTGTTGACCATGTCCCCTCCTTCTGTCTGATTCAGAGGAACTGCATGGACCCTCCtagtgcgtctgtgtgtgttgcttaaGCCtaatgcatgcatacatatgATACATGCGCTTGGTTTATGCATTGACAGCCCCAAAAACAGCCCCACGTTGTCAGTCCCCTGCAGAGAGGCAGGATAGACTGACTGTTATGTCAGTAATGCCGCACTGGCAGATTCCAGGGAACCTCAGGgcgacaaacacacacacattcatggaaaaacacacctgtctgtAGCGTACACTCATCACTTCTGATGGTAAATGCATGAATCACATCCTACCCACTAACATATCTGAACAGATTCCCACATCAGGTATTGAATCAACACCTGAAAGAGTGTGAGACTGACACACACGAGAGTCCAGACTGAACTTAACACCCCCATTCGAAGCTGCCTTCTTGGGTTATTGGCTGGTACAAGTTGTGTTGGCAGTTCTGGCATACTTGCTGATGTTTCCACAGAAATCAATGTGAATCAGCAGAATCATACTCCATGTTttgttcacacacaaaacagaaatctTAAACATGACTGTAATCAAAACTATATTAACGCCATGTTAGTGGTTAGCGGTTACCAAAGGAAAGTGCCAGAAGGTTTGTTGAGTTCATTCATGTCCTGGCCTTGTAGCTTCACTTTCTATTTCTTACTAGCCATGCGTGGCAGTATCTGatggtctgtcagtcagtccttTCATCACTTTAGTCCAGAATAAGACTTCCcagctgatggatggatgatttatATGAGTTGATGAGATGAGTTATATCTAGCTTTTTTATCCAGATTATCATATCAACATTTTTGACAATGTTCCTGTGAACCACGCCTGTTCTTGACACTTCCTGcatattaaaaaaggaaaagattaCTTTGTGGTTAGTGCTGTTGTCACAGCAAGAGTTTGCATGCTAACTCACTAAAATAAGATGGTGAACCCAGTAAACGTTAGACCTGCTGAACAGCACAGTGACATTACCATGCTAATGCCACTGTGCTGTTCACagtgacattagcatttagctcaaagcactgcgttgtggacacagagcagctagcattGCTGTAGACTCCTTCTTGGTACCGTTCTGCCACTAGTACTTATAGCTGAATGGTCACTTGGAGTGTTTGTGATCCTTTCGGCAAATTCTACATATAAACGAGTCAAAACTTGATCACACAacagtgaaactgaaatgtaGATGTGAAACCAGATACTGCAGTTATTGGTAAAAACAAGTTGCAACTACTGTCTACAGCACAATACACTGATGTTAcatagaaaacagacagaaatgcctCAAGAGGCCAATTTTCACTGATTAGGCTCTTTTAGATTCAAGTAATGAAAAGGCCAGCTGTATTGTTGCTCATCTTAGATACACATGGTCTGCCATGTTGTGAATTGATATATCATTAGTGTCTGGGAGTAATCCATTTTCGTTGCAAGCTGTTTTCCTTCAGTCTCAACAGGGTCATCGCCATCAGGAAACTGCACCTTCTGACAATAAATCAATCACCAGCAACACAAGCCCGATGCCAAGAGCAGCAATATAATAATACATTGCAATGATGAATCACCTGTTCAGGCCTTTAGGTGGCAGAAGGAAACATTATgcttttcacaaaaaaaaaaaaaaattctatcAGTGTGCCAAGAGAAATATCTCTAACTCTGACTCTTCCTATTAACCATTGAACACAGCTTACAAGGATCAGCACCCTGAGACTGTTAttctcaagtgtgtgtgtgtgtgtgagattggtAGAGGACAGCAGAAGATAAGgtgacacactgcagtttgtCTATCAAACACATGAGCAAACTGATCTGAAAACAGACAGGCTGAAGGgaagaaaagtccaaaaatgaGAGAGATTCGTGCTaacatttgtggtttggagtGTGACAGTGTAAGACACATAACACTTAGTGTATAGTGGCTGTGTTTTATGTCCTGTGTATTTCCTGAGGCCTCGCTCTGTCCAGACAGTGAGGTAACCCTGTAAGTTTGCTTTGAAAGCTTATCTCGGGCAACTAGTCAGGCGACATATCTTCACTTGTGCTAAGCCCGTCTGATAGACAACATGTTTTCTctatcctccctccctccctctctaaAACTGAagtttgaatttgtgtttttgcacagcTTCACTCTCATATCTGCCTGTTAAATATGATGATATGCAGCTAGGATGTCATGGGAAAGTAATGCACACTAAGGGTTGTGCTGAAACAGACCAGAGAGTTGGAAAAAAAGTGTTGCACAGCCTGGCTCCATATGCATTTACCCTTTAACAGGGTGATGTTTGGGCCCTCACGCCTTTTTCGAAATCAACAATCATAACAGGATCCGGCTCTGCTTTGTTATATTGGGCACAAGCTTGTATCACACCTGATGGTGATTAGATAATCATGATCTGCCATTCGGGTGAGAAACAACATGAGGAGGCCTTCAGCGAATCAGAGCTTTAAACACACAGTGCCAAGAACCACAGCCACAAGAGCCACTATGTCTTACGCCACATGCAGACAACTAGCCTACGTTACTCCAATCTAACACTTTTCATTagtgagtgtatttgtgtgtgtgtgaagtgacaAGTAACCACTGGGTTTATGGGAAGAAACAAGACAGTTTGTGTTGATGTAAAACTATTGGTGTCTGTTGGGAAACCCATAATCACAATTATTCGCAGTGTGAGCGAGCTAAATGGTCAAAAAGATAGTGACTTGTTTTTTTCTACCCAACTAATAGAAATAGACAAGTAGCCTGTGGCTGTGCTTTGAACTTGAAAGGTCAacaaaaactaattaaaaaggTCAGACCACATTCTTCAGTAGTTAGTGCACAACACGTCCTAACACTAGCTTCTTCCATGTTTTGCTGCTCTCTCTTTTAGTTGGCAAATTAGCCAGATCagctatttttaaaaaatgtgtaatttagCAAATGAGATGTTTTCCTGACCTGCTTTTTCCTCCGAGAGCTACTGTAATTGTAGCTCTCTGACCTACACCCTACAGGTTCAGGGTGTAGGTCAGAGAtcactgtcagtgctgcagtgttgaactcagTGTCACTGGATTGCACACTGAATCAGAATTTATCATTTAAACAGTCAGCTGCATAATCTGTGGAGGGACTGATGTCAGGCGTAGtatctttgtttctctgtatctcttttatttttttgaacaCTCAATAGATATATTTATCTATCTGGCCTTCACCTCTGTCAGTTACAGTGACAGATGGAGACTTTTTGGATCCCCCGACAAACGATCCCATACGTTCCTTGGCGGAAGAAGAGACCGTCCTGTCCTGTCGCTACCAGCCAGTCGGGAACGATGTGGTGGTGCAGGTCACCTGGTATAAGGAGAAACCTGATGCCACCAAGGAGCAGATCATCACTGCACACCATACCAATGGACAGACAGGTCAGTGGTCATCATGGTCACTTTACATCCACTGCATAGCGTCCCCTGTCCTCACTGGCAGACATTTCTTCAAAGCACTCACTCTCATATGCTCGGTCCAGTGAGCAAGCTTTCTCGTAGTATTACTCGTTGATTCGTGAAGTGCTGGTTGGAGGCTTTTTTTATTCTCTCACAGAACTAATAAGGCTTTAAGGCAAATGTTCACAACCATCTAAAAGTGTTAAATGAAGTGTggactgtgagagagagagacactggcAATTTAACTGTGATATCACAGGGATATTTCAAGGGCACCAAGACCTTtggtctttgtgtcttttttttttttggtgtcttCACTTTAG belongs to Chaetodon trifascialis isolate fChaTrf1 chromosome 23, fChaTrf1.hap1, whole genome shotgun sequence and includes:
- the fcer1g gene encoding high affinity immunoglobulin epsilon receptor subunit gamma, which codes for MAVWGRSPFLVVIPLWMSFGRAAALAEPQICYVLDGILFLYGIILTALYCRIKIYNAKGAEAGKVKAKQPVEEGIYTGLTPHAQDTYETIGLKK